Proteins encoded together in one bacterium window:
- a CDS encoding phosphoribosyltransferase — protein sequence MKNGVTVRQISEMKAQVSAVELDKSVHAHTTIAAMRRHRDFTSAKAGNTIAALNLVRDLSRQERITRLGEQHPGAMVVPVLGTERTGINMLPLAFAKFIGSLAGLQIETGIVQINKTHHTDSDAMHRLLNRPEFSGTVIAGQDYIVVDDVITSGSTVQALRLFIESHGGRVVAFSALAGSFSIITGSSLEIDLTKETINALDTKFGLNAFASFIRQAGIAQTPEELTNSQARYLLSFGTLNSIRTRIAPQHHQFSFQTTRSTPQNQMNLAFA from the coding sequence ATGAAAAACGGGGTCACAGTCAGGCAAATCTCTGAAATGAAAGCTCAGGTATCCGCCGTCGAGCTGGACAAAAGTGTGCATGCGCACACAACCATCGCGGCAATGCGCCGCCATCGCGACTTCACATCAGCAAAGGCAGGCAACACCATCGCCGCCCTGAATCTCGTCAGGGATCTTTCAAGACAGGAGCGCATCACACGCCTGGGCGAACAGCACCCCGGCGCTATGGTTGTTCCTGTTCTGGGAACAGAGCGCACGGGCATCAACATGCTTCCGCTTGCCTTCGCAAAGTTCATCGGCTCATTGGCAGGGCTCCAGATCGAAACCGGAATCGTGCAAATCAACAAAACGCATCACACGGATTCGGATGCCATGCATCGGCTCTTGAACCGTCCTGAGTTTTCCGGCACTGTTATCGCCGGTCAGGATTACATCGTCGTTGACGATGTCATCACGAGCGGTTCAACTGTTCAGGCCTTGCGCCTGTTCATCGAATCGCACGGGGGGAGGGTGGTTGCCTTCTCTGCCCTGGCCGGAAGTTTTTCAATCATCACAGGTTCATCTCTCGAAATCGATCTCACCAAGGAAACAATCAATGCCCTCGACACCAAATTCGGACTCAACGCCTTTGCCTCATTCATCCGCCAAGCCGGCATCGCCCAAACACCGGAAGAACTCACAAACAGTCAGGCCCGTTATCTCCTCTCCTTCGGAACTCTTAACAGCATCCGAACTCGAATTGCTCCGCAGCACCATCAGTTCAGCTTCCAAACAACTCGATCAACTCCTCAAAACCAAATGAACCTTGCCTTTGCCTGA
- a CDS encoding sigma factor-like helix-turn-helix DNA-binding protein has product MECHKCEHREAIQKRRLARVPFEKTPCFKCELKEYSEFTLEYDAKRETASQKPEFSFEEPEDRLPISVMREAMVEFLRLPPEIRDVVCWRFAGMSFKDIAALQGITVAGVEVRLWRAMKKWPALTALFGEKAAKQSRRKNSEHKRE; this is encoded by the coding sequence ATGGAATGTCACAAGTGTGAGCATCGTGAGGCGATACAGAAAAGAAGACTAGCGCGCGTGCCGTTTGAGAAGACGCCATGCTTCAAGTGCGAACTGAAGGAGTATTCGGAATTCACGCTCGAGTACGACGCGAAGCGGGAGACCGCATCCCAGAAGCCGGAATTCAGTTTCGAGGAACCAGAAGACCGTTTGCCGATATCGGTCATGAGGGAAGCAATGGTGGAGTTCCTGCGCCTGCCCCCAGAGATCAGGGATGTCGTGTGCTGGCGATTCGCGGGAATGTCATTTAAGGACATTGCGGCGCTGCAAGGGATTACCGTCGCCGGCGTCGAAGTACGTCTCTGGCGGGCAATGAAGAAATGGCCGGCACTGACGGCACTGTTTGGCGAGAAGGCGGCTAAACAATCACGGAGAAAAAACTCGGAGCATAAAAGAGAATGA